One part of the Sporosarcina ureae genome encodes these proteins:
- the walK gene encoding cell wall metabolism sensor histidine kinase WalK — MHKVGFFRSIQVKFVLIYVLLILVSMQIIGLYFARELEQTLKDNFTNSIVDRMNLVEFSVKEELIKKRNDNDVTLEQSLKDVLVEFTSDDIIEIRVINSKYRILATTAYENQMKVGQHSTNDNVRKSITSGSIKDIITLDPKSHNRVLSLAQPIENGNEIIGSLYVEANIESVFKQIEEINRILAGSAAVSLIITIIVGIFIARAFTRPISDMRRQAQAMAKGNFTRKVKVYGTDEMGQLAIAFNHLTNQLQESQSTTESERRKLASVLENMTDGVISTDRKGRVSLINDSALQMLGVTNDLVINRPIASILGIDEEYTFEELIQMKESIPLDFSTEDQAYILRATISVTQRETGFVNGLIIVLHDNTEQEKIDMERREFVSNVSHELRTPLTTMRSYLDALAEGAWRNEEIAPNFLRVTQNETERMIRLVNDLLKLSRMDSKEYELNKEWVEFNRFFNAVIERFEFSKSQNVRFTRNLYSSSLFVEIDTDKLTQVLDNIISNALKYSPDGGEVRFGVTVSGDYIKVMISDDGMGIPKSNVNRIFDRFYRADRARSRALGGTGLGLAIAKEMIVAHKGEIWAQSEEGKGTTIFFKLPFEQQEDGEWD; from the coding sequence ATGCATAAGGTAGGTTTTTTTCGATCGATTCAAGTCAAATTTGTCTTGATCTACGTCTTGCTTATTCTTGTGTCTATGCAGATTATTGGGTTATATTTTGCTCGTGAACTGGAACAAACACTAAAAGATAATTTTACAAATTCGATTGTAGACCGGATGAATTTAGTCGAGTTCAGTGTAAAAGAAGAACTCATAAAAAAGCGGAATGATAACGATGTCACACTTGAACAAAGTTTAAAAGATGTGTTAGTCGAATTCACTTCAGACGATATTATTGAAATACGTGTCATCAACTCCAAATATCGAATTTTAGCTACAACTGCATACGAAAATCAGATGAAAGTTGGCCAACATTCAACGAATGATAATGTGCGTAAGTCCATTACATCAGGGAGTATAAAAGACATCATCACGCTTGATCCCAAGTCACATAATCGTGTACTTTCGTTAGCCCAACCGATTGAAAATGGCAATGAAATTATAGGATCACTCTATGTAGAAGCCAATATCGAATCAGTCTTCAAGCAAATTGAAGAAATCAATCGAATATTGGCGGGATCAGCAGCCGTTTCTCTCATCATTACGATTATAGTAGGGATCTTCATTGCAAGAGCATTCACCCGACCTATTTCAGATATGCGGCGACAAGCACAGGCAATGGCGAAAGGGAACTTCACCCGAAAGGTTAAAGTGTATGGAACGGATGAGATGGGTCAGCTGGCCATCGCATTTAATCACTTAACTAACCAGCTGCAAGAATCGCAATCCACCACTGAGAGCGAAAGGCGGAAGTTGGCATCTGTTCTGGAGAATATGACAGACGGAGTCATTTCAACCGATCGTAAAGGACGGGTGAGCCTGATTAACGACTCTGCCCTTCAAATGCTTGGTGTGACGAACGATCTTGTGATTAATCGACCAATCGCCAGTATTCTAGGTATTGATGAGGAATATACATTTGAAGAATTAATTCAAATGAAAGAATCCATTCCACTCGACTTCAGTACAGAAGACCAAGCGTATATTTTGCGTGCGACAATCTCCGTCACGCAACGTGAAACAGGGTTCGTCAACGGCTTGATCATTGTATTGCATGACAATACAGAGCAAGAAAAGATTGATATGGAACGTCGTGAATTTGTATCGAACGTTTCTCATGAATTACGCACACCGCTCACAACCATGCGAAGTTATCTGGACGCATTAGCGGAAGGTGCTTGGCGCAACGAAGAAATTGCGCCGAACTTCTTACGTGTCACGCAAAATGAAACGGAGCGAATGATCCGTCTCGTCAATGACTTGTTGAAACTATCACGTATGGATAGTAAAGAATACGAATTGAATAAAGAGTGGGTAGAATTTAACCGATTCTTTAATGCGGTTATAGAGCGTTTTGAATTCTCGAAGTCGCAAAATGTCCGATTCACACGAAATCTGTATTCAAGTAGTTTATTTGTGGAGATTGATACAGATAAATTAACACAAGTATTAGACAACATTATTTCTAATGCCTTGAAATATTCACCAGATGGCGGCGAAGTACGCTTCGGTGTAACCGTCTCGGGCGATTATATTAAAGTGATGATTTCAGATGATGGAATGGGTATTCCAAAATCTAATGTCAATCGAATTTTTGACCGATTTTATCGTGCCGATCGTGCGCGATCACGTGCACTTGGCGGAACCGGTCTCGGTCTTGCAATCGCTAAGGAAATGATTGTAGCGCATAAAGGAGAGATTTGGGCGCAGAGTGAAGAAGGGAAAGGGACAACCATCTTCTTCAAGCTTCCATTTGAACAACAAGAGGATGGTGAGTGGGATTGA
- the yycF gene encoding response regulator YycF produces MQNKTIFIVDDEKPIADIIEFNLKKEGFNVFCAYDGEDAINRVEEIQPDLMLLDIMLPKRDGMEVCREVRKKHDFPIIMLTAKDSEIDKVLGLELGADDYVTKPFGTRELIARVKANLRRHARTIAEDQEEETNDITVGQLVIQPDAYFVQKRGTTIELTHREFELLYYLAKHIGQVMTREHLLQTVWGYDYFGDVRTVDVTIRRLREKIEDTPSHPSWIVTRRGVGYYLRDPEQE; encoded by the coding sequence ATGCAAAATAAAACAATATTTATCGTAGACGATGAAAAACCCATCGCAGACATTATAGAATTCAATCTGAAAAAGGAGGGCTTCAACGTCTTTTGTGCATATGACGGTGAAGATGCCATTAATCGCGTAGAAGAAATCCAGCCAGACCTTATGCTTCTAGATATCATGCTGCCTAAACGCGACGGCATGGAGGTGTGTAGAGAAGTACGGAAAAAACATGATTTCCCTATCATCATGCTGACTGCAAAGGACTCGGAAATTGATAAGGTTTTAGGGCTTGAGCTAGGCGCAGACGATTATGTAACCAAGCCGTTCGGAACAAGAGAATTAATTGCTCGTGTTAAGGCTAATTTGCGTCGTCATGCAAGAACGATCGCAGAGGACCAGGAAGAAGAAACGAATGATATCACTGTAGGACAACTGGTCATCCAACCGGACGCATACTTCGTTCAAAAGCGTGGTACTACAATTGAACTAACGCATCGTGAATTTGAATTACTGTATTACTTGGCAAAACATATCGGTCAGGTAATGACACGTGAACACTTACTACAAACTGTATGGGGCTATGATTACTTCGGTGATGTACGAACCGTTGATGTAACGATTCGACGCCTTCGTGAAAAGATTGAAGATACACCAAGCCATCCAAGCTGGATTGTTACAAGACGCGGTGTAGGCTATTACTTACGCGACCCGGAACAGGAGTAA
- the dnaB gene encoding replicative DNA helicase, translating to MIERTPPHNNEAEQSVLGAIFLEPQALITASEILLPEDFYRIAHKKIFETMLVLNDRGQPVDLVTIAEELKVKNELEDVGGISYITELANAVPTAANIVYYANIVEEKALLRRLIRVATDIVEDGYTREDEVEALLGEAEKKMMEVSNRKNAGDFRHIKDVLVETYDNIELLHTRKGDVTGIPTGFRDLDKITAGFQRNDLIIVAARPSVGKTAFALNVAQNVATKTDENVAIFSLEMGAEQLVMRMLCAEGNIDAQVLRTGNLEADDWRKLTMAMGSLSNAGIFIDDSPGIRINEIRSKCRRLQQEHGLGMIMIDYLQLIMGSGRGSDNRQQEVSEISRSLKALARELKIPVIALSQLSRGVEQRQDKRPMMSDLRESGSIEQDADIVSFLYREDYYDKETEMQNMIEIIIAKQRNGPTGTVTLAFAKEYNKFLNIDWSQHESPPSYE from the coding sequence ATGATCGAGCGCACACCTCCGCATAACAACGAAGCAGAGCAGTCGGTTCTTGGGGCAATATTTTTAGAGCCACAGGCACTGATTACCGCATCTGAAATATTGTTGCCGGAAGACTTTTATCGGATCGCGCATAAAAAGATTTTCGAAACCATGCTTGTATTGAACGACAGAGGTCAACCAGTCGATTTGGTGACAATCGCCGAAGAGCTCAAAGTGAAAAATGAGCTCGAAGACGTCGGGGGCATTTCATATATTACAGAGCTTGCCAACGCGGTTCCGACTGCAGCAAACATTGTCTATTATGCAAACATTGTGGAAGAAAAAGCTTTGTTGCGCAGATTGATTCGCGTTGCAACTGATATTGTGGAAGATGGCTACACCCGGGAAGACGAAGTAGAAGCCTTACTTGGTGAAGCCGAGAAGAAAATGATGGAAGTATCCAATCGAAAAAACGCAGGTGACTTCCGTCATATTAAAGATGTACTAGTAGAGACGTATGACAATATTGAATTATTGCATACACGTAAAGGTGATGTAACGGGTATTCCAACCGGATTCCGTGACTTGGATAAGATTACAGCAGGCTTCCAACGTAATGACTTGATCATCGTGGCGGCTCGTCCTTCCGTCGGTAAGACTGCGTTTGCGTTGAACGTGGCGCAAAACGTGGCAACCAAGACAGATGAAAATGTTGCGATTTTTAGTCTCGAGATGGGAGCGGAACAGCTCGTTATGCGTATGCTCTGTGCAGAAGGAAACATAGATGCGCAAGTGCTTCGTACGGGGAATCTTGAAGCCGATGACTGGCGCAAGCTGACTATGGCGATGGGATCGTTATCCAATGCAGGAATTTTCATTGATGACAGCCCAGGTATCCGTATCAATGAAATACGTTCAAAATGCAGACGACTTCAACAAGAACACGGTCTAGGTATGATCATGATCGACTACTTGCAGCTGATCATGGGAAGCGGACGTGGCAGTGATAACCGTCAGCAAGAAGTATCTGAGATCTCCCGTTCACTGAAAGCCTTGGCGCGGGAATTGAAAATTCCAGTCATCGCACTATCTCAGCTATCACGGGGAGTAGAGCAACGCCAAGATAAGCGCCCTATGATGTCCGATCTTCGGGAATCTGGAAGTATTGAGCAAGATGCCGATATCGTCTCCTTCCTCTACCGGGAAGACTACTATGACAAAGAAACTGAAATGCAAAACATGATTGAAATCATTATTGCCAAGCAACGTAACGGCCCAACTGGTACTGTTACCTTGGCATTTGCAAAGGAATACAATAAATTTCTTAATATTGACTGGAGTCAGCATGAATCACCTCCGTCTTACGAATAA
- the rplI gene encoding 50S ribosomal protein L9, translating into MKVIFLKDVKGKGKKGEVKEVSTGYAQNFLLKNNVAVEATPGNLSKLQGQKERQKKDAAAELAEAKELKEQVEKLTVELQAKTGEDGRLFGSITSKQIGQALEKQNKIKVDRRKMELPEPIRALGFTNVPIKLHPDVTATLKVHVTEE; encoded by the coding sequence ATGAAAGTTATTTTTTTGAAGGACGTTAAAGGAAAAGGTAAAAAAGGTGAAGTGAAAGAGGTTTCAACAGGCTACGCACAAAACTTTTTATTGAAAAATAATGTAGCGGTTGAAGCAACGCCAGGTAATTTAAGTAAGTTGCAAGGCCAGAAGGAACGTCAGAAGAAAGATGCAGCTGCAGAGTTGGCAGAAGCTAAAGAATTAAAAGAGCAAGTTGAAAAGCTGACTGTAGAGCTACAGGCAAAAACTGGCGAAGACGGTCGTCTATTTGGTTCTATTACGTCCAAACAAATTGGACAAGCGTTGGAAAAGCAAAACAAAATTAAAGTTGACCGCCGTAAGATGGAATTACCTGAGCCAATCCGTGCACTTGGCTTTACAAATGTTCCGATCAAATTGCACCCTGATGTAACAGCTACACTTAAAGTGCATGTTACAGAAGAATGA
- a CDS encoding DHH family phosphoesterase, translated as MNIFYKKRAIRIPLAILSLLGGVGSVLLMLLNFWVGLFFALAYALALGVAWKVENDSYLETEKYIETLSYRMKKVGEEALLELPIGIILLNDKQLIEWVNPFINSIYPDKTWIGSQLYEMNESFRQVIKEDSEQDVIVLNDRSYRVYFKPEEKLLYLFDVTERVKIQSLYYADRTTIGILLVDNYDELSQTMDDQTRSQMNSLVTSLVNQWADEYGVFVKRISSERFLAVFNEGTLEQLERTKFALLDTIRENTSKHSVPLTMSIGVGTGTTSLTELGELAQSSLDLVLGRGGDQVAIKHHDGKLKFYGGKTNPVEKRTRVRARVISHALRDLIQDSDRVFVMGHKMPDMDAIGASIGVRKMARMNGVEGYVVVNFDQLDASVSRLMDEVQQDEELYDHMLMPEEALELMTERSLVVIVDTHKPSMVIEERVLEKAQKVVLIDHHRRGEEFINNTVLVYMEPYASSTAELVTELLEYQPKNEKLTMLESTAMLAGIVVDTKSFTLRTGARTFEAASYLRTHGADTILVQRLLKEDITTYIERSKLIETVEFAGNGDIAIAKGQEDVVHSSVLIAQTADILLTMQGISASFVVAKRDDGKIGISARSLGELNVQVIMEDMGGGGHLTNAACQLGVETIDEAIILLKNTLDQYVERGNE; from the coding sequence GTGAATATATTTTATAAAAAACGAGCGATACGGATCCCACTAGCCATCTTATCACTGCTTGGGGGAGTAGGTTCTGTACTCCTGATGCTATTGAACTTTTGGGTTGGCCTATTTTTTGCGCTCGCCTATGCGCTCGCACTTGGAGTTGCCTGGAAAGTAGAGAATGATAGCTATCTGGAAACCGAGAAGTATATAGAGACCCTATCCTATCGAATGAAAAAGGTAGGGGAAGAAGCGTTACTGGAATTACCCATTGGGATTATCTTGCTCAATGATAAGCAATTAATTGAATGGGTCAACCCATTTATAAACTCTATCTATCCAGACAAAACTTGGATTGGATCACAACTTTACGAGATGAACGAATCATTCCGTCAAGTAATTAAAGAAGACAGTGAGCAAGACGTTATCGTATTAAATGATCGCTCATATCGTGTGTACTTTAAGCCCGAAGAAAAGTTACTCTATCTATTTGACGTAACGGAGCGCGTGAAGATTCAATCCCTTTATTATGCTGATAGAACGACAATTGGAATTCTATTGGTTGATAACTATGATGAACTATCTCAGACGATGGATGATCAAACACGAAGCCAGATGAATTCCCTTGTTACGTCTTTAGTTAACCAATGGGCGGATGAGTATGGAGTATTTGTTAAACGAATATCATCTGAACGCTTTTTAGCAGTGTTTAACGAAGGGACGCTTGAACAATTAGAAAGAACCAAGTTTGCATTGCTTGATACGATTCGTGAGAACACGTCTAAACATAGCGTACCTCTTACGATGAGTATTGGGGTAGGTACAGGAACAACGTCGCTTACAGAGCTTGGTGAGCTGGCACAGTCGAGTCTTGACTTGGTTCTAGGACGTGGCGGAGACCAAGTAGCAATTAAGCACCATGACGGAAAATTGAAATTCTATGGGGGTAAAACAAACCCAGTAGAAAAACGTACGCGTGTGCGTGCACGCGTTATCTCACATGCTTTACGTGATTTAATCCAGGATAGTGACCGCGTCTTTGTTATGGGTCATAAAATGCCGGACATGGATGCCATTGGTGCATCGATTGGTGTACGTAAGATGGCGCGTATGAACGGTGTAGAAGGATATGTTGTTGTTAATTTTGACCAGCTCGATGCTAGCGTCAGTCGTCTGATGGATGAGGTACAGCAAGATGAAGAACTATATGATCATATGTTAATGCCTGAAGAAGCATTGGAATTGATGACAGAGCGTTCGTTAGTCGTTATAGTCGATACGCATAAGCCAAGCATGGTTATTGAAGAACGTGTACTGGAGAAGGCGCAGAAAGTCGTATTGATCGACCATCATCGACGCGGTGAAGAGTTTATCAATAATACTGTGCTCGTCTATATGGAGCCGTACGCGTCTTCTACGGCAGAACTTGTGACTGAATTGCTCGAGTATCAGCCGAAAAATGAAAAATTGACGATGCTGGAATCCACTGCCATGCTTGCAGGGATTGTGGTGGATACGAAAAGCTTCACACTTAGAACAGGTGCTAGGACATTCGAAGCTGCTTCCTATTTGCGAACGCATGGCGCAGACACGATACTAGTGCAACGTCTACTGAAAGAAGATATCACGACATATATTGAACGTTCAAAACTGATTGAGACTGTTGAATTTGCAGGGAATGGAGATATTGCGATTGCGAAAGGGCAAGAGGACGTTGTGCATAGTTCCGTATTGATTGCTCAAACGGCAGATATACTCCTAACGATGCAAGGCATCTCAGCATCCTTTGTTGTCGCGAAGCGTGATGACGGGAAAATTGGTATCAGTGCCCGCTCATTAGGTGAGTTGAATGTTCAAGTCATAATGGAAGACATGGGTGGTGGCGGTCACTTAACAAACGCGGCCTGCCAATTAGGTGTAGAGACAATAGATGAAGCCATAATTCTGTTAAAGAATACACTAGATCAATACGTAGAGAGGGGAAATGAATGA
- a CDS encoding DUF2232 domain-containing protein, translating into MQDQASRITYGAMMVALFAILLAMTLYVPLLGLLTILLVPLPITIYRLRYDRVSTLMVAVCTWLITLLIGGLLSIPAAIVLSAVGFIIGDTVRTGKTKLYVFMATGVTLLISLSLLYLGTVWFMKINPIEQLLQQFEAIQQEAFVILSGMGSSTKDMERTVAEAFTYYQTIVPSLFILSTFVVAYMFIMPILAVAKRLRFEVPKFASFLNMRLPFATVVAYLVLLLVSILSQPEQGTTFYLMEANAILIFRFLFFLQGLALIYYALRKMKLPLIVNVLATLFAMFLSPFTVMLGVLDIAINIRTWIDKDKRA; encoded by the coding sequence ATGCAAGATCAAGCAAGTAGAATTACGTATGGTGCGATGATGGTAGCACTCTTCGCTATATTACTGGCAATGACTTTGTACGTGCCATTACTTGGGTTATTGACAATATTGCTAGTTCCATTGCCCATTACGATTTATCGTTTGCGTTATGACCGAGTCTCCACGCTGATGGTTGCTGTGTGTACATGGCTTATCACATTATTGATTGGCGGATTACTTTCCATTCCAGCAGCAATTGTATTGAGCGCAGTTGGATTCATAATTGGAGATACTGTACGGACAGGCAAGACAAAGCTTTATGTATTTATGGCAACAGGCGTCACGTTGCTCATCTCACTAAGCTTATTGTATCTCGGTACTGTCTGGTTCATGAAAATTAATCCGATCGAACAGTTGCTACAACAATTTGAAGCTATACAGCAAGAAGCGTTTGTAATACTCTCTGGAATGGGAAGTTCAACGAAGGATATGGAACGGACTGTGGCAGAGGCGTTTACGTATTATCAAACCATTGTGCCTTCGCTGTTTATTTTATCTACCTTCGTGGTGGCCTATATGTTTATCATGCCCATCTTAGCGGTAGCGAAACGCTTACGTTTTGAAGTTCCTAAATTTGCCTCTTTCCTTAACATGCGCCTACCATTTGCAACGGTAGTAGCCTATCTAGTGTTGCTATTGGTTTCCATCTTATCGCAACCGGAACAAGGGACGACATTTTATCTAATGGAGGCAAATGCCATTCTCATCTTTAGATTCTTATTCTTCTTACAAGGTTTGGCGCTGATTTATTATGCATTGCGCAAGATGAAGCTTCCATTGATCGTCAATGTGCTAGCTACATTATTTGCCATGTTCCTCAGTCCCTTCACCGTTATGCTAGGTGTTTTGGATATCGCCATTAACATTCGTACATGGATAGATAAAGACAAGAGAGCGTAG
- the rpsR gene encoding 30S ribosomal protein S18 has translation MAPRRGGRKRRKVCYFTSNHITHIDYKDVDLLKKFISERGKMLPRRVTGTSAKYQRKLTVAIKRARIMALLPFVSEER, from the coding sequence ATGGCACCACGTCGTGGAGGTCGCAAACGCCGTAAGGTTTGCTACTTTACTTCTAACCACATCACACACATCGACTATAAAGATGTAGATTTGTTGAAGAAGTTTATCTCTGAGCGCGGAAAGATGTTGCCTCGTCGAGTTACTGGTACAAGCGCTAAATACCAACGTAAATTGACGGTAGCAATCAAACGTGCACGCATTATGGCACTTCTTCCGTTCGTATCTGAAGAGCGGTAA
- the ssb gene encoding single-stranded DNA-binding protein — protein MINRVVLVGRLTKDPELKYTQTGIAVTRFTLAVNRAFANAQGEREADFITCVAWRKQAENIANYLRKGSLAGVDGRIQTGSFEGQDGKRVYTTEVVADSTQFLEPKSSNTERQQTPSYGGGAPSYNAPSQDQGQGYNNQQSYQPNQQNMTRVDNDPFQPGGGPIEVTDDDLPF, from the coding sequence ATGATAAACCGTGTCGTTTTAGTTGGTCGATTAACAAAAGATCCTGAGCTGAAGTATACACAGACTGGAATCGCTGTAACTCGTTTCACACTTGCAGTGAACCGTGCGTTCGCTAACGCGCAAGGAGAGCGAGAAGCCGATTTCATCACATGTGTTGCTTGGCGTAAACAGGCTGAAAATATCGCGAATTACTTACGAAAAGGAAGTCTAGCTGGAGTGGATGGCCGTATACAGACGGGCAGCTTCGAAGGTCAAGACGGTAAGCGCGTTTACACGACAGAAGTTGTTGCGGACAGTACTCAATTCCTGGAGCCGAAGAGTTCTAATACAGAACGGCAGCAGACACCATCTTATGGTGGTGGAGCACCTTCGTATAATGCACCTTCTCAAGACCAGGGACAAGGATACAATAACCAGCAATCCTACCAACCGAATCAGCAAAATATGACACGTGTCGATAATGATCCATTCCAACCAGGCGGCGGTCCGATTGAAGTAACAGATGACGACTTGCCATTCTGA
- the rpsF gene encoding 30S ribosomal protein S6 yields MRKYEIMYIMRPTLEEDAKKALIERFDTVLTSNGAEIIESKEWGKRRLAYEIDDLREGYYQLVTANAGAEAIDEFTRLANINEGIIRHMTIRVDA; encoded by the coding sequence ATGAGAAAGTACGAAATTATGTACATTATGCGCCCAACTCTTGAAGAGGACGCGAAAAAAGCGTTGATTGAACGTTTTGATACTGTCCTAACTTCAAACGGAGCGGAAATCATCGAGTCGAAAGAGTGGGGCAAGCGTCGTCTTGCTTACGAAATCGACGACTTACGTGAAGGTTACTACCAATTAGTAACTGCTAACGCTGGTGCTGAAGCAATCGATGAATTTACACGTCTAGCGAACATCAACGAAGGTATCATTCGTCATATGACAATTCGTGTAGATGCGTAA
- a CDS encoding DUF3267 domain-containing protein yields MPWKNMAYGVNLKMGVAYATADQLMDNKGIRKALLLPFWMTGVLPAVLALYFNDGVLLLLGAMLIGGAAGDFAMYKELKKFPDDALVKDDPELPKLYVYPAQ; encoded by the coding sequence GTGCCATGGAAGAACATGGCGTATGGTGTCAATTTGAAGATGGGTGTTGCGTACGCTACTGCAGATCAGTTGATGGACAATAAAGGTATTCGCAAAGCGTTATTATTACCATTTTGGATGACAGGTGTGTTGCCTGCTGTTCTGGCGTTGTACTTCAATGATGGCGTGCTGTTGCTGTTAGGTGCGATGCTAATCGGCGGAGCTGCCGGAGATTTTGCTATGTATAAGGAGTTAAAGAAGTTTCCGGATGATGCACTAGTGAAGGATGATCCCGAGTTGCCTAAGTTATATGTTTATCCTGCTCAATAA
- the ychF gene encoding redox-regulated ATPase YchF has protein sequence MALTAGIVGLPNVGKSTLFNAITKAGAEAANYPFCTIDPNVGIVEVPDERLDKLTELVTPKKTVPTAFEFTDIAGIVEGASKGEGLGNKFLSHIREVDAICQVVRCFVDENITHVSGKVSPIDDIEVINLELILADMESVDKRLARVSKMAKQKDKEAMVEEPILLKLRDAFENAMAARSVELTDDELQVVKGMHLLTIKPMLYVANVSEDEIADADNNPYVQQVRDFAEKDNAEVIVVCAKIEEEMAELEDDEKEMFLEELGIKESGLDQLIKATYNLLGFATYFTAGVQEVRAWTFRKGMKAPQCAGVIHTDFERGFIRAETVAYDDLVEHGSMTAAKEAGKVRLEGKEYIVKDGDVMLFRFNV, from the coding sequence ATGGCGTTAACAGCTGGGATTGTAGGTCTTCCGAACGTTGGGAAATCCACTTTATTTAATGCAATAACAAAGGCAGGAGCAGAGGCAGCGAACTATCCGTTCTGTACGATTGATCCGAACGTAGGAATCGTTGAGGTGCCAGATGAGCGTTTGGATAAATTGACTGAGCTTGTCACACCAAAAAAGACGGTGCCGACTGCATTCGAATTTACGGATATTGCAGGAATCGTAGAAGGTGCAAGTAAAGGTGAAGGACTCGGTAACAAGTTCCTATCACATATTCGTGAAGTAGATGCAATTTGTCAGGTTGTCCGTTGTTTCGTGGATGAAAACATCACGCACGTATCAGGAAAAGTAAGTCCAATCGATGATATCGAAGTCATTAACCTAGAATTGATTCTAGCGGATATGGAAAGCGTAGATAAGCGTTTGGCGCGTGTTTCCAAAATGGCGAAGCAAAAAGACAAAGAAGCGATGGTAGAAGAGCCAATTCTACTGAAATTACGTGATGCATTTGAAAATGCAATGGCAGCTCGTTCCGTTGAATTAACTGATGATGAGCTTCAAGTCGTTAAAGGCATGCACTTGTTGACGATCAAACCGATGTTGTATGTTGCAAACGTTTCAGAAGATGAAATTGCAGATGCAGATAATAACCCATATGTACAACAAGTTCGTGACTTTGCAGAGAAGGACAATGCAGAAGTAATCGTAGTATGTGCGAAGATCGAAGAAGAGATGGCTGAGCTTGAAGATGACGAGAAGGAAATGTTCCTTGAAGAGTTAGGTATCAAGGAATCAGGTCTTGATCAGTTGATTAAAGCGACGTATAACTTACTTGGCTTTGCAACATACTTCACGGCAGGCGTGCAGGAAGTTCGTGCATGGACATTCCGCAAAGGCATGAAAGCACCACAGTGTGCTGGCGTAATCCATACCGACTTTGAACGCGGATTTATCCGTGCAGAGACGGTAGCATACGACGACTTAGTGGAGCACGGTTCCATGACAGCGGCTAAAGAAGCCGGCAAGGTTCGTTTGGAAGGTAAAGAATACATCGTTAAAGACGGCGACGTTATGCTGTTCCGCTTTAACGTATAA
- a CDS encoding DUF951 domain-containing protein has protein sequence MADKEFNLHDVVEMKKQHPCGTNAWKIIRMGADIRIKCEGCGHSVMIPRNEFAKKMKKVLLKNES, from the coding sequence ATGGCGGACAAAGAGTTTAATTTGCATGACGTGGTGGAGATGAAAAAACAACATCCATGTGGAACGAATGCATGGAAGATTATTCGGATGGGCGCGGATATTCGGATTAAATGTGAAGGATGCGGACACAGCGTCATGATACCGCGTAATGAATTCGCCAAAAAGATGAAAAAGGTTCTGCTAAAGAACGAGTCGTGA